The Rhododendron vialii isolate Sample 1 chromosome 8a, ASM3025357v1 genome has a window encoding:
- the LOC131336173 gene encoding WPP domain-interacting tail-anchored protein 1: MDEDAVHQASAPNEDINTAEPEAELTNIDSLDSIVTNIDSLESMVTNIDSLESIASSGDLVQIVGNTSEVLTRVELDLACFSEKLVNLNILMMHIATRESDFEAFVSDKEDICGDSIMKAMEFNLLSGVLDSEVSELDNFMSTIQSEIIKARETVYSRKNLGQALAEMEDKLHDSEESLKQSLDQVSELRVQSANFQRILSSFGVEENWKGEKGGGILGSGEFLDHNAKIKMQTAEQQRHFLRMYEKSLARELDLEKKVGESKQSEEEMKFRLYSSEQDVFYMEEAAAVVWERLFEAENAAEVLMGISKETLGQLQIAQFNLNGSFQREKNLRLELQESLEKLKAKDHKLALADSEASTLREKVSSLEKHLKESELKIEKGVEDLKEKNSSAESRAESAEAKCKLLTETNMKLNEDSALLKSTSEKLDSLERQLRESDIQLQHALVSAEASQEKESMLYSTIHDMEHLIEDLKSRVSKADCRADSAEEKCITLCESNSDLNDELRFLRSRLGLLEASLHQAEETKMATAKDIGVRTKVIANLVMQLALERERLHKQISSLERGNKILLQQTDKDPSRSVRHDGRGHGFSSATCEIEPEEASNFTARSVEVGEGPHNMPVGEAKLGPADSASKLETVRNIDARQLNLKYSFMAALTLAIAALTAFVFQRPQ; encoded by the exons ATGGATGAAGATGCTGTTCATCAGGCCAGTGCTCCTAATGAAGACATCAATACTGCAGAGCCAGAGGCAGAGTTAACTAATATCGACTCACTTGATAGTATCGTTACTAATATCGACTCACTTGAAAGTATGGTTACTAATATTGACTCACTTGAAAGTATTGCATCTAGTGGTGATTTAGTGCAAATAGTTGGAAATACAAGCGAGGTTCTTACAAGAGTTGAACTAGATCTAGCATGTTTTTCAGAGAAGTTGGTTAACTTAAACATTCTTATGATGCACATAGCAACAAGGGAAAGTGATTTTGAGGCTTTTGTATCGGATAAAGAGGATATCTGTGGTGATTCTATTATGAAGGCAATGGAATTTAATCTCTTGTCTGGAGTTTTGGACTCGGAGGTCAGTGAGCTCGATAATTTCATGTCTACTATCCAGTCAGAGATTATAAAGGCCCGTGAGACTGTCTATTCACGCAAGAACTTGGGACAAGCATTGGCGGAGATGGAGGATAAACTGCATGATTCTGAGGAGTCATTAAAGCAATCACTAGACCAGGTTTCTGAATTAAGGGTGCAATCTGCCAACTTCCAGAGAATCCTGTCAAGTTTTGGTGTTGAAGAAAACT GGAAAGGTGAGAAGGGTGGTGGCATTTTAGGAAGTGGTGAGTTTTTGGATCACAATGCAAAGATCAAAATGCAGACTGCTGAACAACAGAGGCATTTCCTGAGGATGTATGAGAAATCTTTGGCGAGAGAGTTGGATCTTGAGAAGAAGGTAGGCGAGTCAAAACAAAGTGAGGAAGAAATGAAATTCAGGTTGTACTCTTCAGAACAAGATGTTTTCTACAtggaagaagcagcagcagttGTTTGGGAAAGGTTGTTTGAGGCAGAAAATGCTGCTGAGGTCCTGATGGGAATTTCAAAAGAAACATTGGGTCAGCTTCAGATTGCTCAATTCAATCTTAATGGTTCATTTCAACGTGAAAAAAACTTGAGATTGGAGCTTCAAGAATCATTAGAAAAGTTGAAAGCTAAAGACCATAAATTAGCCCTTGCTGATTCTGAGGCCTCCACTTTAAGGGAGAAGGTGAGTTCACTGGAGAAGCATCTGAAAGAATCTGAGCTTAAAATTGAGAAGGGAGTTGAGGatctgaaggaaaaaaattctaGTGCAGAAAGCAGGGCTGAGAGTGCAGAAGCCAAGTGTAAATTGCTAACAGAGACTAATATGAAACTAAATGAAGACTCAGCCCTTCTTAAAAGTACCTCTGAGAAGCTTGATTCACTTGAGAGGCAGTTGAGAGAATCTGATATTCAGCTACAGCATGCATTGGTATCTGCTGAAGCAAGTCAGGAGAAAGAAAGCATGTTATACTCTACAATCCATGACATGGAACATTTAATTGAGGATCTAAAGTCAAGGGTTTCTAAAGCTGATTGTCGGGCTGATAGTGCGGAAGAGAAGTGTATTACTTTATGTGAGTCCAACTCAGACCTCAATGACGAACTGAGATTTCTAAGGAGTAGATTGGGATTGTTGGAGGCATCTCTGCATCAAGCTGAAGAAACTAAAATGGCAACGGCAAAGGACATTGGTGTTCGGACTAAGGTGATAGCAAATTTGGTGATGCAACTGGCCCTTGAAAGAGAACGCCTTCACAAGCAG ATATCTTCACTTGAAAGAGGGAATAAAATATTGTTACAGCAAACTGACAAGGATCCTTCTAGAAGTGTGAGGCACGATGGTAGAGGACATGGTTTCAGTAGTGCAACTTGTGAGATAGAACCTGAAGAAGCAAGTAATTTCACAGCTAGAAGTGTTGAG